One stretch of Deinococcus sp. Leaf326 DNA includes these proteins:
- a CDS encoding NADAR domain-containing protein has translation MITSKNMLRPSAPEIRELLQGKFVVAGTGHRPDKLGGYSLPSGTGAITNFRGAFSFLSNFHPSPVQFEGTMYATVEAAFQAAKFLDLRVRRRIAQAKTPAAARTLGRDRKLQLRQDWEEVKVGIMEDLLRQKFQTPTLGRSLMATEGRSIQEHNTWGDQFWGISKGVGQNMLGLLLMKVRQDVLLHNDFPILQDPEQVLVDLAVKYLRRLRDGNPSLTVISGMALGWDTALARAARQEKIPYVAALPFPGQARRWPEASQELWSELVRDAALVVAVGSDDLADADIRSAMQWRNEFMVDQCDLVLACYDGSFGGTHNCVQDAQAQHRTVINTYGDWLSMSGLVDDVTTEVQRTDGVQIRYEERELTVYPVQNSVFWLGTYEVAGVQFTALIHGEQLQTYKLQATVQDVAEVNADVRVTHKKFGEGLVLSQTGTPLSPLGVRAEVQFSDAVRLISVSHLQF, from the coding sequence ATGATCACTTCAAAGAATATGCTGCGGCCTTCCGCCCCCGAGATCCGTGAACTGCTTCAGGGCAAGTTCGTGGTGGCTGGGACCGGACACCGTCCGGACAAGCTGGGTGGGTACTCCCTCCCGAGTGGAACAGGCGCGATCACGAATTTTCGTGGGGCGTTCTCCTTCCTCAGTAATTTTCACCCCTCCCCTGTGCAGTTCGAGGGCACGATGTATGCCACGGTAGAAGCTGCTTTTCAGGCAGCTAAATTCCTGGATCTCCGCGTCCGGCGACGGATCGCGCAGGCCAAGACTCCTGCCGCCGCCCGCACGTTGGGGCGCGACCGCAAGCTCCAGCTCCGCCAGGACTGGGAAGAGGTCAAGGTCGGCATCATGGAAGACCTGCTTCGGCAGAAATTCCAGACGCCTACACTCGGCCGCTCCCTCATGGCGACCGAGGGCCGGTCTATCCAGGAGCACAACACCTGGGGAGACCAGTTCTGGGGGATCTCGAAGGGCGTAGGCCAGAACATGTTGGGTCTGCTGCTCATGAAAGTGCGCCAGGACGTGCTGTTGCACAACGACTTCCCGATTCTTCAGGACCCTGAACAGGTGCTCGTCGATCTGGCGGTCAAATACCTGCGCCGTCTGCGTGATGGGAATCCGTCCCTGACTGTGATCAGTGGGATGGCGCTCGGGTGGGATACCGCTCTTGCGCGCGCTGCTCGTCAGGAGAAGATTCCGTACGTGGCTGCGCTGCCCTTCCCAGGACAGGCACGCCGTTGGCCGGAAGCGTCACAGGAGCTCTGGAGTGAGTTGGTGCGGGATGCAGCGCTCGTCGTGGCGGTCGGTTCCGATGACCTCGCCGACGCAGACATCCGCAGCGCGATGCAGTGGCGCAACGAGTTCATGGTCGACCAGTGCGATCTCGTATTGGCGTGCTATGACGGAAGCTTTGGCGGAACGCACAACTGCGTGCAGGATGCCCAGGCTCAGCACCGGACGGTGATCAACACCTATGGGGACTGGCTGAGCATGAGCGGCCTGGTGGACGACGTGACGACGGAAGTGCAGCGCACCGATGGCGTCCAGATTCGGTACGAGGAGCGCGAGCTCACCGTCTACCCCGTCCAGAACAGTGTGTTCTGGTTGGGAACGTACGAAGTGGCTGGCGTGCAGTTCACCGCGTTGATTCACGGGGAGCAGCTCCAGACATACAAGCTGCAGGCCACAGTGCAGGACGTGGCCGAGGTGAATGCGGATGTGCGGGTGACGCACAAGAAGTTTGGTGAAGGGCTGGTCCTGTCGCAGACGGGCACCCCCCTGAGTCCGTTAGGTGTTCGTGCAGAGGTGCAGTTCAGTGACGCTGTTCGCCTGATCAGCGTGTCGCACTTGCAGTTCTGA
- a CDS encoding bifunctional DNA primase/polymerase, protein MSLLAVAREYLARGWNVVPIGDRKSPHHVLIQTGHWQRGTNGRKSPRWRDFQTERVTDELLQIWFAPQHRVPGLGAVTGEISNLVVLDFDGAPGRALHHTLGLPPNSLSGSGSPHLYFPWPGHRVGNKASSSQSAPPFPGLDVRGDGGLIVLPPSQLSNGTYRLLDHQPHEVTQLPEAVARWTGLVREEAPELPVWEAPTGVSPGVEELLATAMQRVRDGGGRDNTGYWLACQLLEHGSRQDALLIMEQYAERVPAHDTQGRHDPYTSADARRNLHSAAKRGPARSVRAWVKPAERDPLDALRACLPGLSAEERERAARLVAGAYVREGIEVVTRHLSALQLDSTAATWVVERQEAQYSVPGMPALRRFVADRA, encoded by the coding sequence ATGAGCCTGCTGGCCGTCGCCCGGGAGTATCTGGCGCGCGGCTGGAACGTCGTGCCGATCGGGGACCGCAAGAGTCCCCATCACGTCCTGATCCAGACCGGCCACTGGCAACGAGGCACAAACGGTCGCAAAAGCCCCCGCTGGCGAGACTTCCAGACGGAGCGGGTCACAGACGAGCTGCTGCAGATCTGGTTCGCTCCACAACACCGGGTCCCTGGCTTAGGGGCGGTGACGGGTGAGATCAGCAATCTGGTGGTCCTGGACTTCGACGGCGCCCCAGGCCGGGCCCTGCACCACACGCTGGGTCTTCCCCCCAATAGTTTGTCCGGCTCGGGTTCCCCACACCTGTACTTCCCCTGGCCGGGCCACCGGGTGGGCAACAAGGCAAGCAGCAGCCAGAGTGCGCCCCCCTTCCCTGGCCTCGACGTGCGTGGGGATGGGGGCCTGATCGTGCTGCCGCCCAGTCAGCTGAGCAACGGGACGTACCGCCTGCTCGATCATCAGCCCCACGAGGTCACGCAATTGCCAGAAGCGGTGGCGCGTTGGACGGGCCTGGTGCGGGAGGAGGCCCCCGAGCTGCCTGTCTGGGAGGCTCCAACGGGTGTCTCCCCAGGGGTCGAGGAGTTGCTGGCGACGGCCATGCAGCGGGTGCGGGATGGCGGTGGCCGGGACAATACCGGGTACTGGCTGGCCTGCCAGCTGCTGGAGCACGGCTCCCGCCAGGATGCGCTGCTGATCATGGAGCAGTACGCCGAGCGGGTGCCTGCACACGACACCCAGGGGCGGCATGATCCCTATACCAGCGCCGACGCCCGGCGCAACCTCCACAGTGCGGCGAAACGCGGACCGGCACGCTCGGTGCGGGCCTGGGTCAAGCCGGCGGAGCGAGATCCCCTGGACGCGCTCCGGGCCTGCCTACCCGGACTGAGTGCCGAAGAGCGCGAGCGGGCCGCCCGCCTGGTGGCCGGGGCCTACGTCCGAGAAGGGATCGAGGTCGTCACTCGGCATCTGAGTGCCCTCCAGCTGGACAGCACGGCCGCGACATGGGTCGTAGAGCGTCAGGAGGCCCAGTACAGCGTGCCGGGGATGCCAGCGCTTCGCCGCTTCGTGGCCGACCGCGCCTGA
- a CDS encoding cysteine peptidase family C39 domain-containing protein has protein sequence MKILRMMVLAAALGSAVLAAPASVMEAPSVALQGVPLIRQGYNDCGPASIAMVLGYFRVPVDVGVISRATKASPRSYMTVDAIGQYVAPYGLETAVIRGGQLTQVRALIRLGVPTIALQYFQEVGKVPHFRVPYGFDDQRGWLFVADPLAGAVRIRYQDFGTLWNTQGRIFVAVYPPALRAKVLRALAGHA, from the coding sequence GTGAAGATATTGAGAATGATGGTGTTGGCAGCCGCGCTGGGTTCTGCTGTGCTTGCGGCTCCTGCTTCGGTGATGGAGGCGCCCTCGGTTGCGCTGCAGGGCGTGCCGCTCATCCGGCAGGGGTACAACGATTGCGGGCCCGCGAGTATCGCGATGGTGCTGGGCTACTTCCGGGTGCCGGTCGACGTGGGAGTCATCAGTCGGGCAACGAAAGCCTCACCACGAAGCTACATGACCGTGGATGCCATTGGGCAGTACGTGGCGCCCTACGGCCTGGAGACGGCCGTGATTCGTGGGGGACAGTTGACGCAGGTGCGGGCCCTGATTCGTCTGGGCGTGCCGACGATTGCCCTCCAATATTTTCAGGAAGTCGGGAAGGTACCGCACTTCCGGGTCCCGTATGGCTTCGACGATCAGAGGGGCTGGTTGTTCGTGGCTGACCCGCTGGCCGGCGCAGTCCGCATCCGGTACCAGGACTTCGGCACGCTCTGGAACACTCAGGGGCGCATCTTCGTCGCGGTCTATCCCCCAGCCCTCCGCGCGAAGGTCCTCCGGGCGCTCGCCGGCCACGCCTAG